The Acidimicrobiales bacterium genome includes a window with the following:
- a CDS encoding helix-turn-helix domain-containing protein, which translates to MTAAPIEKLLYKPEEAAKALGIGRSKIYALMASGQLESVLLGGSRRIPLDAMHAFIEQLRGSPSEEAGTIVASPNAAFTT; encoded by the coding sequence ATGACAGCCGCACCTATTGAGAAGCTCCTGTACAAACCGGAGGAGGCCGCCAAGGCGCTGGGGATCGGGAGGTCGAAGATCTACGCCCTGATGGCATCCGGACAGCTCGAGTCGGTTCTCCTCGGTGGCAGCCGACGGATACCCCTCGACGCCATGCACGCCTTCATCGAGCAGCTGCGCGGATCGCCGTCGGAGGAGGCCGGTACCATCGTGGCCTCGCCGAACGCGGCCTTCACCACCTAG